A window of Micromonospora eburnea genomic DNA:
GGTGAATTGCTCGGCCTGGGCCACGACATCGGCGCGTCCACGATCCGGCGGATCCTCAAGCGGGCCGGCATACCGCCGGCACCGCAGCGCCGCGATCACACCACCTGGCGCCGGTTCCTGCACACGCAGGCCTCGACGATCCTGGCGTGCGACTTCTTCCACGTCGACTGTGCTGTCACGCTGCGGCGCCTGTACGTGTTCTTCGTGATGGAAGTCGGAAGCCGCTACGTGCACGTCCTGGGCGTGACGGCGAACCCGGACGGGGCGTGGACGTTGCAGCAGGCCCGCAACCTGCTCATGGAACTGGGCGAGCGGGCCGGCCGGTTTAGGTACCTGATCCGCGACCGGGCCGGGCAGTTCACCGCCGCGTTCGACGCGGTCCTGGCCGATGAGGGCATCACCGCCTGCAAGATCCCACCGCGCAGTCCCCGGGCCAACGCGTACGCGGAGCGGTTCGTGCGCACCGTCCGCGAGGAGGTCACCGACCGGATGCTGATCACCGGCGAGCGACACCTGCGCCAAATGATGGGCCGCTACGCCCGCCACTACAACGGCCGCCGCCCGCACCGGTCGCTGCAGCTGCGACCGCCACGCTCCGATCGGCCCGTCGTCGACCTCACCCTAGAGCGGATCAAACGACGACCCGCGCTTGGTGGCTTGATCAACGAGTACGAGCGGGCTGCGTAAAAGGCCAGCTCAGCGCCCGTGAAGGGGTTTTGGAACCCTACAGGCTACATGGCGCCGGAGCAGGCCCGTCCTGGGGGTGGCCTCGATGTCCGGGCCGACGTGTACGCGATCGGGGCGCTGATCTACCACATGCTCACCGGCAGGGCTCCCGGTACCGCGGAATACGGCCTCGTTGGATCCGTCCCCTCCCGGCCGGCACTCCGGCCGTCGAAGCTCAGGCCCGGCATACCGACGTACGTCGACGAGGTCGTACTCCGGGCGCTTCATCGCGATCCGCACCGACGTTGGGCATCCGCCGCGGCCTTCGCCGAAGCACTCGACAATACCGTCGGCATAGCACGGGCGCGAGACCAGGTCAGGGCTCACCGGTGGCGTCGACGTGCCCTCCGGGTGCCGGCAAGCGTGGTCACGATCGTCGCCGCCGCGCTTGCCCTGTCCGGTTCTGCCGGCCCCGTAGGAGCTGTCGCTCCTGGCTGGGTACGGGTGAGCGACACTTCGGGCATGCTCTCGATCGCGGTGCCCGACGGCTGGGCGAAGCAGCTGAAGGACACGGGCTGGAATCCGGCGACGGTACGCCTCGCGCCGGGCCAGGCGCCCGGTCTCCTGGTCGGGCCGGATCTCAGCGCGTGGCCGGACCCAGGCAGCGGGGTGCCCGGCGTGTTCGCCGGCGCCAGCAGGTCGCTCGGTGCGGGGCAGGCAGCTCCGGCGCTGCCAGCCCACAACGGATGCACCCCGCACCCGGCACGTCCGGTTGCCGTTGGCGGCCTGACGGGCTGGGTACGGGGATGGGCCGGGTGCCACGGTACGTCGATCTCGTTCAGCGAGGTTCTTCTGGCTCCAGCGCACAACGGCTATGGCGTATACATCCAGATCAAGCAGGTGGACCAGATCGAACGGACCGACCAGATCCTGGACAGCCTGCGCGTGAAAGACTCGCTCGCGCCGCAAGCCACCGGTTCCGGGACCGTGATTCAGCGTTCGGCGCCTGACCGACCATCCTTGGCGGCGACGCCACCGCAGGACAACTGATCAGAACCGTTCCCACGGGCCATACATGCCGGCCAGCCGGTACCGTCGGGTCTCCGTCCTACCGTCTAACCGCTTGACGGTGGTCACGACCGTTTGCTTCTCGATCCGGTACGAGGTGAACGTCATTACCTTGTCTCCGGCCGCGCTGGAAGGGTCGCCCTTGATGACGGGCCGCGCCTCCCGGGTCGTCCCGTCGAATCCGACCTGGATCGGAACGAGCGCCTGCTGCCTTGCGGCACCAGGGTTGCCGAGTTCGACGAGCACGAGCGCATCCTCCCGGGCCGGCGCGTTCGCGGGTTCTTCGACGAGGAACTCCCCATAGACCGGCCGTGCCCCACCTGGGAGCATCCGGCAGGGGATGTCGAGGCCGTTCGAACCCTCGCGGAACCGTACGACATCGTCCGCCCCACCACAGAACGTCAACCCTTTCACAGCGACATTGCGCCAGTCGGTTTTGCGGATCTCGCTCTGCTCGTCACCCCGGGACGTCCCCGTCGTCGCCCCAACTGGCGCAGTCGACGTGGCTGGTGTGGTCGGTTCAGCCAGCGCCGTCGACGGTACGGCGGAAGGCGTGCCGCTGCCGATCGGCGCAGGCGAACCGGCGGGCGCCGCATCTCCCGGACGTCGTTCCGGCGAGGTACATGCGGCAGTGACGGTAAAAGCAAGGACGAGGACCAACAGGGACTTGGTACGCATACAGACCTTCCATTCGTGAAGAGTGGCTGTCCCGAGTTGAGATGCGCTGTTCTCGGCTCCAGTTCACGCGGAAGTGTCAGGTTGCCGACCTGCGGTTCGCTGACCTGATCCACGCCAGCACGCTGTCATGCCGCGAGATGGGCGCCGCCTCGCTCTCCGATCGCTGGGCTCGGTAGGGCGGCGCGCGCCCGTGGCTCCCCTCTGTGTCAAGACACCGCCGGGAGGAGAGTTCTATCCTGGGTTTCGGCGGGTCCGGGAAGTGACTTCTCCGAAGAGCCGGCTGGGGGATGCAAGTCGGTCACGCTGGAGTCAGTGGTCGTTCCCCGTTGTCCTCCCGGGCCCGCCGCCGCGGCTGTGGCGTCGTTGATCATGCATCGGTAGACGATGTCGGACAGGCGCCGTTTCAGCGCGCGCATGGCTTCCATCGATGTCTTGCCGGCGGCTTTCTTCCGGTCGAAGTAGGCGCGGCCTTCGGTGGGGTTGCGCAGCTGGACGGTGGCCATGATGTGCAGGACCCGGTTGATCTGCCGGTTGCCGGCTCGGGAAAGCCGGTGGCGTACCTGCTCGCCGGAGGATGCGTCGATGGGGGCGGTGCCGTTCCAGGAGGCGAAGTGGGCCCGGTTGGGGAAGCGGGTGATGTCTGCGACCTCGACCAGCAGCCGGGCGGCGCCGGATGGTCCGATGCCGTGCAGGTCCATCAGGGTGGTGCCGGTGGAGGCGACCAGTTCGGTCAGTTCCTTGTCGGCTTCCTTGGAGCGTCGGTAGACCCGTTCGAGGTCGGCGATCAGTTCCGCGGCGACCCGGCGTCGGGCCTTGCCGACCGCGTCACGGGGCCGGACCGTGGCCAGTAGTGCCTTGGCCTGGGCGGCGGACAGACTCTTCTTCGCCCCACCCGGTATGAGTTCGAGGAGCAGTTGGTGCAGCTGGGAGACCATGCGGGTGTGGTCCTCGCCGAGGGAGCGGCGCCGGTCGACCAGGATCCGCAACAGCGCCAGCTGCTCATCGTTGACCAGCGGGCGTAGCCCGGTCATGCGGGTGCCGACCAGCGCGATGGAGTGGGCGTCGGTGGCGTCGGTCTTGCGGCCCTGCCCGGTGGCGAACACTCGCGCCCTGGCGGACAACTTCGGTGGCACGTCGACGACCTGCTCGTCGTCGGCCAGCAGCCGGTTGGCGATGTGCCGGCCGATGCCCTGGCAGCCCTCGATCGCCCACATCCGGTGCGGCCACTGCCTGGCGTACTTCCTCATCGCCGCGTAGCCGTCCCGGCCGGTGTCGAACCGGCCGCCGCCGACGACGGTCTCGTCGCTGGTCATGACCTCGATCGTGGCAGAGCGCTTGTGCGGGTCCATCCCGATGACCACACGATCTGACGTGACACTCAACGCGTCCTCCGATGCTCGATCCATCTCGGTTGTCGAGCCGGGAGGGCAACGCTACTTCGAGCCGAGCAAACCCCTCTTGAGCCTCTCCCCGCCCTGGGGCGACGCCCGGGCCGCGCAGGCCAGATGAGAGCCACACGACCAGCGTGGGCAGCCGAAATGAGAGCGACAGCCCGGGCGCCTCGACCGAAGCCTGGCCGGGCCACGGTCGCAGGTCAATGAAACAAGTAGCCGAGATGAGTGCGTTGGCATTGCGGTCTCAGATGACTCGTCCCGCGTCGGTGCCTGCCGCAGTTGCCGGATGCCGCTGTCCGCCTGGTTTGGGGTTGCGTCATGGTGCGGATGGGCGGGCTGCCCATTTCGGGACCCAGACGTCACCGGGCTGGTGGCGGTGCGGTGCCGAGCGGATGTAGCTCCGTAGCATGGCCAGTGCCGGGTGTGGGTTGTCGCGGTGCCAGATGAGGTAGTGCGGGTATACCGGGGTCGGGTTGAGGATAGGGATGCGGCGCAGGTCGTAGTTCGCCGGCCACAGCATGCGGGTGAGCTTGCCGACCAGGGAGGCCAGTGTCGGCGATTCGGCCAGCACGTCCAGCAGGTGGTCGGTGCCGAAGTTGGGGCCGATCCGCTCGATCGTGAGTCCGAATTCGGCGCCCAGGTCGTCGTAGTAGGCGGCCCATTCGGTGCCGGGGGCGATGCCGGGGATCCAGATCCGTTGGCCAGTCAGGTCGGCCATGGTGATGTGGCTGGCGGCGGCGAGCGGGTGCCCCGGTCCGGTCAGCAGTTGGTGTGGATCGTCCAGCACCCGGGCCGCCCGGATGCCCGCTGGCAGTTCCCGCACCGGCACGGTGACCGCCCGGAATGTGGCATCGATCGTCCCGGCTTCGACGGCGGCGATCGCGGCGGCCGCGTCCGACTCGACCAGGGTCACCACGTCGAGCTCGGTCTCCGGATGTACCTGGTGGAAGTCGCGCAACAGGCCGGCCGGACCGATCCTTCGGTTCAGTACGTCCACTCGCAGTGCCCGGCGGCCCGGTCGGACGGAGCTCACCGCGCGCTCGGCCAGCTGGATCATTGCGCGCGCGTGTGGGAGGAATGCCTGCCCGTCGATGGTGAGTGCGGCGCCTCGCGGCGTACGCGTGAACAAGCGCACTCTGAGAACGTGTTCCAGCGCCGCGACGCGCTTGGACACGGCCTGTTGGCTGATGCCGAGCCGGGCCGCCGCCTCGCCGAAGTAGCGGTCGTCGGTGACCGCCAGGAAGGCCCGAACGGAGCCTAGATCGAGACCTTCGACAACCTCTGGTTGTGAATCGTCCGCGTGTCGGTTGTTGGACACCTTTGCCCCCGCCCTGCTCGAATACCTGCTCTCGGGAAGTCTACAACCGGAGGATGTGGTGGACTCTTTTGTGCATCTCCACGTGCACACCGACTACAGCATGCTGGACGGCGCCGCCAAAGTCGCCCCGCTGACTGCCGAGGTGGCGCGGCTGGGGATGCCTGCGGTGGCGATGAGCGACCACGGCAACGTGCACGGGGCGTACGAGTTCTTCCACGCCGCCCGCAAGGCCGGCGTCAAGCCGATCATCGGCATCGAGGCGTACCTGGCACCCGGCAACCGTCATGACCGCCGTCCCGTGTTCTTCAGTGACAACGTGGCGTTGCGGAAGTCTGACGACGAGACCGGCGCGGGCGGTGACGTCTCCGGCCGCGGCCTTTACACGCATCTGACCATGTGGGCGGCCGACGCCCGCGGCCTTG
This region includes:
- a CDS encoding integrase core domain-containing protein, with product MAARLLYHVFCRVCGWLALTTSTSAAKDVEILVLRHENAVLRRQRPKPRLDWADRAVLAALIRLLPRTLKAHRLVTPATALAWHRRLIARRWTYPRRQGHPPADVAVARLVERMARDNPGWGYQRIRGELLGLGHDIGASTIRRILKRAGIPPAPQRRDHTTWRRFLHTQASTILACDFFHVDCAVTLRRLYVFFVMEVGSRYVHVLGVTANPDGAWTLQQARNLLMELGERAGRFRYLIRDRAGQFTAAFDAVLADEGITACKIPPRSPRANAYAERFVRTVREEVTDRMLITGERHLRQMMGRYARHYNGRRPHRSLQLRPPRSDRPVVDLTLERIKRRPALGGLINEYERAA
- a CDS encoding IS110 family transposase, yielding MDRASEDALSVTSDRVVIGMDPHKRSATIEVMTSDETVVGGGRFDTGRDGYAAMRKYARQWPHRMWAIEGCQGIGRHIANRLLADDEQVVDVPPKLSARARVFATGQGRKTDATDAHSIALVGTRMTGLRPLVNDEQLALLRILVDRRRSLGEDHTRMVSQLHQLLLELIPGGAKKSLSAAQAKALLATVRPRDAVGKARRRVAAELIADLERVYRRSKEADKELTELVASTGTTLMDLHGIGPSGAARLLVEVADITRFPNRAHFASWNGTAPIDASSGEQVRHRLSRAGNRQINRVLHIMATVQLRNPTEGRAYFDRKKAAGKTSMEAMRALKRRLSDIVYRCMINDATAAAAGPGGQRGTTTDSSVTDLHPPAGSSEKSLPGPAETQDRTLLPAVS
- a CDS encoding LysR family transcriptional regulator; protein product: MSNNRHADDSQPEVVEGLDLGSVRAFLAVTDDRYFGEAAARLGISQQAVSKRVAALEHVLRVRLFTRTPRGAALTIDGQAFLPHARAMIQLAERAVSSVRPGRRALRVDVLNRRIGPAGLLRDFHQVHPETELDVVTLVESDAAAAIAAVEAGTIDATFRAVTVPVRELPAGIRAARVLDDPHQLLTGPGHPLAAASHITMADLTGQRIWIPGIAPGTEWAAYYDDLGAEFGLTIERIGPNFGTDHLLDVLAESPTLASLVGKLTRMLWPANYDLRRIPILNPTPVYPHYLIWHRDNPHPALAMLRSYIRSAPHRHQPGDVWVPKWAARPSAP